A window of the Carassius carassius chromosome 36, fCarCar2.1, whole genome shotgun sequence genome harbors these coding sequences:
- the LOC132117090 gene encoding beta-1,3-galactosyl-O-glycosyl-glycoprotein beta-1,6-N-acetylglucosaminyltransferase 4-like isoform X1, giving the protein MRRLWLRLKLRNVICITLTLALVIYCFTITFSVVKEGGQETELSENLRLTEHYGINCTAIYEMEPVEVGKTLVILKEKSYVGQTDRTIVNATYDCDWFVSWGYDVIQGTEFEREFPLAYSLVVHQDAALVERLLRAVYMPHNIYCIHYDLKSSDDFILAMKGLARCIPNVFIASKLERVQYAGFSRLKADLNCLSDLLDSEVKWKYVINLCGQDFPLRTNAELVSDLKELKGKNMVESKWPEGKTDRWTYQHLLKDSNSEYYEFPVSTSEKKSPPPHNIAMFVGSAYFTLSREFVVFVNQSPLASDFLAWSEDTYSPDEHFWATMIRVSGVPGEVPSSDPEISELVSKTRLVKWSYLEEILYPPCTGVSIRAVCIYGAAELRWLLNYGHWFANKVDPKVDPFLLECLEEMLSEKRLRPKLQ; this is encoded by the coding sequence ATGAGAAGGTTGTGGCTCCGCCTAAAACTGAGAAATGTGATATGTATCACTTTAACCTTGGCACTTGTTATATATTGCTTCACAATCACATTTTCAGTAGTGAAAGAAGGAGGACAGGAAACAGAACTGTCAGAGAACCTCCGGCTGACAGAACACTATGGCATTAATTGCACAGCAATATATGAAATGGAACCAGTGGAAGTGGGCAAAACTTTAGTCATTCTCAAGGAAAAAAGCTACGTAGGGCAAACTGACAGAACTATTGTGAATGCCACCTATGACTGTGATTGGTTTGTGTCATGGGGCTATGATGTGATTCAAGGCACTGAGTTTGAGCGTGAATTTCCCCTTGCTTATTCTTTGGTTGTTCATCAGGATGCTGCTCTTGTGGAGAGGTTGCTGAGGGCCGTTTATATGCCTCATAACATATACTGCATACATTATGATCTGAAGTCCTCAGATGACTTTATTTTAGCAATGAAAGGTCTGGCTCGCTGCATCCCCAACGTCTTCATTGCCTCAAAGCTGGAGAGGGTGCAGTACGCAGGCTTCTCACGACTCAAAGCGGATCTTAATTGCCTGTCTGACCTCCTAGATTCTGAGGTCAAGTGGAAGTATGTCATCAACCTGTGTGGTCAGGACTTTCCACTGCGGACAAATGCTGAGCTGGTGTCGGATCTAAAAGAGCTGAAAGGCAAGAACATGGTGGAGAGCAAGTGGCCTGAAGGAAAAACAGATCGCTGGACTTATCAACATTTACTAAAAGATAGTAATTCAGAGTACTATGAGTTTCCTGTAAGCACTTCTGAGAAGAAATCTCCACCTCCTCACAACATAGCCATGTTTGTGGGCAGCGCCTACTTCACACTTTCAAGagaatttgttgtttttgtgaacCAGAGTCCCCTAGCCAGTGATTTCTTGGCTTGGTCTGAGGATACATACTCACCTGATGAACATTTCTGGGCAACTATGATTCGTGTGTCTGGAGTACCAGGGGAAGTGCCAAGTTCTGACCCTGAAATCTCAGAACTAGTAAGTAAAACCCGTCTGGTGAAGTGGTCTTATCTAGAAGAGATTCTTTACCCACCATGCACTGGAGTCAGTATACGAGCTGTATGTATTTATGGTGCTGCTGAGCTCAGATGGCTCCTAAACTACGGTCACTGGTTTGCTAATAAAGTGGATCCAAAAGTGGATCCTTTTCTTCTGGAATGTTTAGAGGAGATGCTTTCAGAAAAACGCCTGAGGCCAAAACTGCAGTAA
- the LOC132117090 gene encoding beta-1,3-galactosyl-O-glycosyl-glycoprotein beta-1,6-N-acetylglucosaminyltransferase 4-like isoform X3 gives MRRLWLRLKLRNVICITLTLALVIYCFTITFSVVKEGGQETELSENLRLTEHYGINCTAIYEMEPVEVGKTLVILKEKSYVGQTDRTIVNATYDCDWFVSWGYDVIQGTEFEREFPLAYSLVVHQDAALVERLLRAVYMPHNIYCIHYDLKSSDDFILAMKGLARCIPNVFIASKLERVQYAGFSRLKADLNCLSDLLDSEVKWKYVINLCGQDFPLRTNAELVSDLKELKGKNMVESKWPEGKTDRWTYQHLLKDSNSEYYEFPSPLASDFLAWSEDTYSPDEHFWATMIRVSGVPGEVPSSDPEISELVSKTRLVKWSYLEEILYPPCTGVSIRAVCIYGAAELRWLLNYGHWFANKVDPKVDPFLLECLEEMLSEKRLRPKLQ, from the exons ATGAGAAGGTTGTGGCTCCGCCTAAAACTGAGAAATGTGATATGTATCACTTTAACCTTGGCACTTGTTATATATTGCTTCACAATCACATTTTCAGTAGTGAAAGAAGGAGGACAGGAAACAGAACTGTCAGAGAACCTCCGGCTGACAGAACACTATGGCATTAATTGCACAGCAATATATGAAATGGAACCAGTGGAAGTGGGCAAAACTTTAGTCATTCTCAAGGAAAAAAGCTACGTAGGGCAAACTGACAGAACTATTGTGAATGCCACCTATGACTGTGATTGGTTTGTGTCATGGGGCTATGATGTGATTCAAGGCACTGAGTTTGAGCGTGAATTTCCCCTTGCTTATTCTTTGGTTGTTCATCAGGATGCTGCTCTTGTGGAGAGGTTGCTGAGGGCCGTTTATATGCCTCATAACATATACTGCATACATTATGATCTGAAGTCCTCAGATGACTTTATTTTAGCAATGAAAGGTCTGGCTCGCTGCATCCCCAACGTCTTCATTGCCTCAAAGCTGGAGAGGGTGCAGTACGCAGGCTTCTCACGACTCAAAGCGGATCTTAATTGCCTGTCTGACCTCCTAGATTCTGAGGTCAAGTGGAAGTATGTCATCAACCTGTGTGGTCAGGACTTTCCACTGCGGACAAATGCTGAGCTGGTGTCGGATCTAAAAGAGCTGAAAGGCAAGAACATGGTGGAGAGCAAGTGGCCTGAAGGAAAAACAGATCGCTGGACTTATCAACATTTACTAAAAGATAGTAATTCAGAGTACTATGAGTTTCCT AGTCCCCTAGCCAGTGATTTCTTGGCTTGGTCTGAGGATACATACTCACCTGATGAACATTTCTGGGCAACTATGATTCGTGTGTCTGGAGTACCAGGGGAAGTGCCAAGTTCTGACCCTGAAATCTCAGAACTAGTAAGTAAAACCCGTCTGGTGAAGTGGTCTTATCTAGAAGAGATTCTTTACCCACCATGCACTGGAGTCAGTATACGAGCTGTATGTATTTATGGTGCTGCTGAGCTCAGATGGCTCCTAAACTACGGTCACTGGTTTGCTAATAAAGTGGATCCAAAAGTGGATCCTTTTCTTCTGGAATGTTTAGAGGAGATGCTTTCAGAAAAACGCCTGAGGCCAAAACTGCAGTAA
- the LOC132117090 gene encoding beta-1,3-galactosyl-O-glycosyl-glycoprotein beta-1,6-N-acetylglucosaminyltransferase 4-like isoform X4: MRRLWLRLKLRNVICITLTLALVIYCFTITFSVVKEGGQETELSENLRLTEHYGINCTAIYEMEPVEVGKTLVILKEKSYVGQTDRTIVNATYDCDWFVSWGYDVIQGTEFEREFPLAYSLVVHQDAALVERLLRAVYMPHNIYCIHYDLKSSDDFILAMKGLARCIPNVFIASKLERVQYAGFSRLKADLNCLSDLLDSEVKWKYVINLCGQDFPLRTNAELVSDLKELKGKNMVESKWPEGKTDRWTYQHLLKDSNSEYYEFPVSTSEKKSPPPHNIAMFVGSAYFTLSREFVVFVNQSPLASDFLAWSEDTYSPDEHFWATMIRVSGVPGEVPSSDPEISELVIVMLSSAVWTLILMAPTHLRGSIVC, encoded by the coding sequence ATGAGAAGGTTGTGGCTCCGCCTAAAACTGAGAAATGTGATATGTATCACTTTAACCTTGGCACTTGTTATATATTGCTTCACAATCACATTTTCAGTAGTGAAAGAAGGAGGACAGGAAACAGAACTGTCAGAGAACCTCCGGCTGACAGAACACTATGGCATTAATTGCACAGCAATATATGAAATGGAACCAGTGGAAGTGGGCAAAACTTTAGTCATTCTCAAGGAAAAAAGCTACGTAGGGCAAACTGACAGAACTATTGTGAATGCCACCTATGACTGTGATTGGTTTGTGTCATGGGGCTATGATGTGATTCAAGGCACTGAGTTTGAGCGTGAATTTCCCCTTGCTTATTCTTTGGTTGTTCATCAGGATGCTGCTCTTGTGGAGAGGTTGCTGAGGGCCGTTTATATGCCTCATAACATATACTGCATACATTATGATCTGAAGTCCTCAGATGACTTTATTTTAGCAATGAAAGGTCTGGCTCGCTGCATCCCCAACGTCTTCATTGCCTCAAAGCTGGAGAGGGTGCAGTACGCAGGCTTCTCACGACTCAAAGCGGATCTTAATTGCCTGTCTGACCTCCTAGATTCTGAGGTCAAGTGGAAGTATGTCATCAACCTGTGTGGTCAGGACTTTCCACTGCGGACAAATGCTGAGCTGGTGTCGGATCTAAAAGAGCTGAAAGGCAAGAACATGGTGGAGAGCAAGTGGCCTGAAGGAAAAACAGATCGCTGGACTTATCAACATTTACTAAAAGATAGTAATTCAGAGTACTATGAGTTTCCTGTAAGCACTTCTGAGAAGAAATCTCCACCTCCTCACAACATAGCCATGTTTGTGGGCAGCGCCTACTTCACACTTTCAAGagaatttgttgtttttgtgaacCAGAGTCCCCTAGCCAGTGATTTCTTGGCTTGGTCTGAGGATACATACTCACCTGATGAACATTTCTGGGCAACTATGATTCGTGTGTCTGGAGTACCAGGGGAAGTGCCAAGTTCTGACCCTGAAATCTCAGAACTA
- the LOC132116677 gene encoding beta-1,3-galactosyl-O-glycosyl-glycoprotein beta-1,6-N-acetylglucosaminyltransferase 4-like → MKNLWLHLKPKNIIVSILALVLLSCSFTFLTVNERGRQKTRVFERPRLTVQYKINCTAIYEMEPVEVGKTLAIRNHKNYAGPPDEAIVNSTSDCDEFVSQGYDAIQGTEFEREFPLAYSLVVHQDAALVERLLRAVYMPHNIYCIHYDLKSSDDFILAMKGLARCIPNVFIASKLERVQYAGFSRLKADLNCLSDLLDSEVKWKYVINLCGQDFPLRTNAELVSDLKELKGKNMVESKWPGGKQWRWTYHHLLKDSNSEFYSSPVITSEMKSPPPHNIAMFVGSAYFTLSREFVVFVNQSSIASDFLAWSEDTYSPDEHFWATMIRVSGVPGEVPSSDPEISELVSKTRLAKWWSLEEKLYPPCTGVRVREVCIYGSAELRWLLNYGHWFANKVDPKVDPVLIECLEEKLAEKRVQREV, encoded by the coding sequence ATGAAAAACTTGTGGCTTCACCTGAAACCGAAAAACATCATCGTTTCTATTTTAGCACTGGTACTTCTAAGTTGTTCTTTCACATTTTTAACTGTAAATGAAAGAGGAAGACAGAAAACGAGAGTGTTTGAGAGGCCACGTCTGACAgtacaatataaaattaattgcACAGCCATATATGAAATGGAGCCAGTGGAAGTGGGCAAAACTTTAGCCATTCGCAATCACAAAAACTATGCAGGGCCACCCGATGAGGCTATTGTGAATTCTACCTCTGATTGTGATGAATTTGTGTCACAAGGTTATGATGCAATTCAAGGCACTGAGTTTGAGCGTGAATTTCCCCTTGCTTATTCTTTGGTTGTTCATCAGGATGCTGCTCTTGTGGAGAGGTTGCTGAGGGCCGTTTATATGCCTCATAACATATACTGCATACATTATGATCTGAAGTCCTCAGATGACTTTATTTTAGCAATGAAAGGTCTGGCTCGCTGCATCCCCAACGTCTTCATTGCCTCAAAGCTGGAGAGGGTGCAGTACGCAGGCTTCTCACGACTCAAAGCGGATCTTAATTGCCTGTCTGACCTCCTAGATTCTGAGGTCAAGTGGAAGTATGTCATCAACCTGTGTGGTCAGGACTTTCCACTGCGGACAAACGCTGAGCTGGTGTCGGATCTAAAAGAGCTGAAAGGCAAGAACATGGTGGAGAGCAAGTGGCCTGGAGGAAAGCAATGGCGCTGGACTTATCATCATTTACTGAAAGATAGTAATTCAGAGTTTTACAGCTCACCTGTCATCACTTCTGAAATGAAATCTCCACCTCCTCACAACATAGCCATGTTTGTGGGCAGTGCATATTTCACACTTTCAAGagaatttgttgtttttgtgaacCAGAGTTCCATAGCCAGTGATTTCTTGGCTTGGTCTGAGGATACATACTCACCTGATGAACATTTCTGGGCGACTATGATTCGTGTGTCTGGAGTACCAGGGGAAGTGCCAAGTTCTGACCCTGAAATCTCAGAACTAGTAAGTAAAACCCGTCTGGCGAAGTGGTGGTCTTTGGAAGAGAAACTTTACCCACCATGCACTGGAGTCCGTGTGCGAGAAGTGTGTATTTATGGTTCTGCTGAGCTAAGATGGCTCCTAAACTATGGTCACTGGTTTGCTAATAAAGTGGATCCAAAAGTGGATCCTGTTCTTATAGAATGTTTAGAAGAAAAACTTGCAGAAAAACGTGTGCAGAGAGAAGTATAA
- the fam169ab gene encoding soluble lamin-associated protein of 75 kDa: MEFPVDVLVSGRHEDLESSAQSYMNKLLYSIPDNTQYLTLPNTRKIWISPANVGFVPLYGANLKHKVLALFAPEDQFTAVALFLADQWYAVEDILRTSNTAREGLVKVRSVGERIVLYVLNRIIYRTVEMGSNEVPFLCHGEDVFAKILWKNGEAVGFYSVKSKGSLCNSFVSQCYLLPVMDSIFVRKDHRGNSHGLQMLEDFVDSFKDDELGLKYPLTPAMQKVCRQYLSTYPADVDLLWEVEGVGGPYQKVKVASKLGSMTLQCNLSSWAAEESKNGEVGVNEVEMTEDSCLDIKEDVVVVNKHLNVAEEISDLPISTRTRSSERRQKKRPREEPEESAEENRPEKINRVVEPETGTEPDAVVPETKEHTDGESGGGEDGAAASVQVEEAISNEAPADTLILVAEVKGEMTDSQEEENEGSAVTTEDALATQELPLESEPAIQNGTAEEMEAEGEAKDDIINTPEESEVVEQFDQEPVTEEKQVADAEVSSPVEEEGEVQQEEEVASAVEDVASVVEETEDTDHPPAVPEAPVIPADLVECVSSVQDSDVVEEASHPEQEAPEEETSASPSAASEDEVIMETEEPALNQQDETASDEPLETQESQPATEDSEKEEPEEENLPETDEKDEEDTATTEDDDDDDDYEGKSSVDTHDSPPGVRVLRGGRIKPVPQTPKRTSSRLSKTVVIQVVDEDFDDDDDEEEDEEAEEKLKSTEEEKGSTEEDEAAEHNSGEEEPPPVIDRRVLRRKTKVIQSTPTKAKRRSKN; this comes from the exons ATGGAGTTCCCTGTAGATGTATTGgtgtctggcagacatgaggacTTGGAAAGTTCAGCCCAGAGCTACATGAACAAACTGCTCTACAGCATCCCAGATAACACACAATACCTTACCCTGCCCAACACGAgaaag ATCTGGATCAGTCCTGCCAATGTTGGGTTTGTTCCTCTTTATGGAGCCAATCTTAAACACAAAGTCCTGGCTCTGTTTGCTCCTGAGGACCAGTTCACAG CTGTGGCATTGTTCTTGGCTGATCAATGGTACGCAGTGGAAGATATTCTCAGAACCTCAAATACTGCAAGAGAAGGCCTTGTAAAG GTCAGATCTGTGGGCGAGAGGATTGTCTTGTATGTGCTAAACCGCATCATTTACCGGACGGTGGAAATGGGTTCTAATGAGGTGCCGTTCCTGTGCCACGGAGAAGACGTCTTTGCCAAAATCCTCTGGAAGAATGGAGAGGCGGTGGGCTTCTACTCGGTCAAATCTAAAG GTAGCTTGTGTAATAGCTTTGTGAGCCAGTGCTACCTACTTCCTGTCATGGACTCTATTTTTGTGCGGAAAGATCACCGTGGTAACAGCCATGGCTTGCAGATGTTGGAGGACTTTGTGGACTCCTTTAAAGACGATGAACTGGGCTTGAAATACCCTTTAACACCAGCAATGCAAAAGG TATGCAGACAATACCTGAGCACATACCCGGCCGATGTGGACCTGCTGTGGGAGGTGGAAGGAGTTGGAGGTCCCTACCAGAAAGTGAAAGTGGCAAGCAAACTTGGCTCCATGACACTACAAT GCAACCTCAGCTCATGGGCAGCAGAAGAAAGCAAAAACGGAGAGGTTGGGGTTAATGAGGTGGAGATGACTGAGGACAGCTGCCTGGACATCA AGGAGGATGTGGTGGTAGTCAACAAACATCTCAATGTGGCAGAAG AAATTAGTGACTTGCCCATTTCCACACGTACCCGGAGCAGCGAACGCAGACAAAAGAAAAGGCCACGGGAAGAACCAGAAGAGAGTGCTGAGGAGAACCGACCTGAAAAAATCAACAG AGTGGTTGAACCAGAAACAGGGACAGAACCTGATGCTGTTGTGCCAGAGACTAAAGAACACACGGATGGAGAAAGTGGAGGAGGAGAAGATGGAGCAGCAGCCTCTGTCCAGGTGGAGGAGGCTATATCCAATGAGGCCCCTGCAGACACATTAATTCTG GTGGCGGAAGTCAAGGGAGAAATGACGGACAGTCAAGAAGAAGAGAATGAGGGGTCAGCAGTCACAACAGAGGATGCACTGGCCACCCAAGAGCTCCCTCTAGAGTCTGAACCTGCCATCCAAAATGGCACTGCTGAGGAGATGGAGGCAGAGGGAGAAGCAAAG GATGACATCATTAACACCCCTGAAGAGTCTGAAGTAGTGGAGCAGTTCGACCAAGAACCTGTTACTGAGGAGAAACAGGTGGCAGATGCAGAAGTTTCTTCTCCAGTTGAGGAGGAAGGGGAAGTGCAGCAGGAAGAGGAAGTAGCTTCTGCAGTTGAGGATGTAGCTTCAGTAGTTGAGGAAACCGAAGACACTGATCATCCACCAGCTGTTCCTGAGGCGCCAGTCATTCCAGCCGACCTGGTTGAGTGTGTTTCCTCTGTGCAGGACAGTGATGTAGTAGAGGAAGCATCTCATCCTGAGCAAGAAGCTCCAGAGGAGGAGACATCTGCTTCTCCTAGTGCAGCAAGTGAAGACGAAGTCATTATGGAGACAGAGGAGCCAGCTCTGAACCAACAAGATGAGACTGCCTCCGATGAGCCACTTGAGACCCAGGAAAGCCAACCTGCAACAGAGGACTCTGAAAAAGAAGAGCCAGAGGAAGAGAATTTACCGGAGACGGATGAAAAAGATGAAGAGGACACTGCCACcactgaggatgatgatgatgatgacgattaTGAGGGGAAAAGCTCAGTCGACACTCACGATTCTCCTCCTGGGGTTCGAGTTCTTCGAGGAGGCAGGATCAAACCTGTCCCGCAAACGCCCAAGCGCACCTCCAGTAGACTGAGCAAAACAGTGGTCATACAGGTGGTGGATGAggattttgatgatgatgatgatgaagaagaggatgaggaggcGGAAGAAAAGCTCAAAAGCACTGAAGAAGAGAAGGGGAGCACAGAGGAAGATGAAGCTGCCGAACACAATTCGGGAGAAGAGGAGCCGCCACCTGTGATTGACAGGAGAGTTTTGCGGAGGAAAACCAAAGTGATCCAGTCTACACCCACAAAAGCAAAAAGACGCAGTAAAAACTGA